In a single window of the Montipora capricornis isolate CH-2021 chromosome 11, ASM3666992v2, whole genome shotgun sequence genome:
- the LOC138024205 gene encoding two pore potassium channel protein sup-9-like yields MASKGSLLKKTIFRVFAFAVMVTVGSFVFSILERQNADKNAKATEKTLQRLQIEMGLKYNMTRAEFDSFAERSHEALGQLARPKWDYVDGLRFAFETLTTIGYGAISPSTRAGQGLCMAFALLGIPVTILAFQSVGEVISRGITSFIAKTERSCFKREPTNVEAKCTAVTCVLMIIMLVSGAGLQMVTEDWTFVVGLYFWFVSFATIGYGDYIPDKYSAVPLQVALSLVWTTFGLCVVSSVLNSIAAFMAKRPQSRSDVCACYCDCPETQEWEYGEGYEKTGAEINHNGKIGCEKNGFSATRVDNHGVGKRCPGHYSKKPNVYRGMTYV; encoded by the exons ATGGCGTCGAAAGGTTCCTTATTAAAGAAGACCATCTTCCGAGTGTTCGCTTTTGCTGTCATGGTAACCGTTGGATCGTTTGTCTTCTCAATACTTGAACGACAAAATGCTGACAAAAACGCAAAGGCCACTGAAAAGACTCTCCAGAGATTGCAGATAGAAATGGGACTCAAATACAATATGACACGGGCAGAGTTTGACAGTTTTGCAGAGCGATCTCACGAAGCACTTGGTCAACTTGCCCGGCCTAAATGGGATTACGTGGATGGTCTGCGGTTTGCCTTCGAGACACTGACCACTATAG GATATGGCGCCATTTCGCCATCCACTAGGGCTGGACAGGGCCTGTGCATGGCGTTCGCACTTCTTGGGATTCCTGTGACAATCCTTGCTTTCCAGTCAGTTGGCGAGGTTATCAGTCGAGGGATCACTTCTTTCATCGCAAAAACCGAAAGAAGTTGCTTCAAACGAGAGCCAACAAACGTGGAAGCGAAGTGCACGGCCGTAACGTGCGTGCTAATGATAATAATGCTTGTAAGTGGGGCTGGACTGCAAATGGTCACCGAGGACTGGACGTTCGTCGTCGGGCTTTATTTCTGGTTCGTAAGCTTCGCTACTATTGGTTACGGGGATTATATTCCAGACAAATACTCGGCAGTACCACTGCAGGTTGCTCTCTCTCTGGTTTGGACGACCTTCGGATTGTGTGTGGTCTCCAGTGTCCTCAACTCCATCGCTGCTTTTATGGCAAAACGACCGCAATCGAGATCTGACGTATGCGCATGTTACTGCGACTGCCCGGAGACACAAGAATGGGAGTACGGAGAGGGATACGAAAAGACTGGAGCCGAAATCAACCACAACGGAAAGATCGGATGTGAAAAGAATGGGTTCAGTGCAACACGGGTGGATAACCATGGAGTTGGTAAAAGATGCCCCGGTCATTACAGCAAAAAGCCGAATGTTTATCGCGGCATGACATATGTGTAA